One window of the Salvia miltiorrhiza cultivar Shanhuang (shh) chromosome 6, IMPLAD_Smil_shh, whole genome shotgun sequence genome contains the following:
- the LOC130990510 gene encoding uncharacterized protein LOC130990510 produces the protein MSDNRSWMYARYNDRAAFETGLESFLEFAINQTAYIDGIGNIRCPCRKCKNKVFASVPTVREHVTRRGFVHNYTNWCYQGEAPVYMPAEHTIMDEDDGSYSNYQRMVHDHAGPSNYQDPPNLEEPPNPDAQQIYDMLNAADSPLYPDCDTYSQLSWMTQMISIKVENHMSERCFNQISEMVQKALPKDNNCPDSFYSTKRNLRGLGLPVEKIDCCVNNCMLYWGDDSELESCNFYGASRYKENLRASGSRRKKRVAAKQMHYFPLTPRLQRLFASAATAENMRWHATSIEDGIMRHPADSPAWKHLNSVYPGFAEEIRNVRLGLSTDGFAPFAQSGRQYSSWPVIVTPYNLPPWLCMKEQFMFLTVLVPGPSNPKMKCGQL, from the exons atgagtgataatcgatcgtggatgtacgcgagatacaatgatcgtgctgcatttgaaacgggacttGAGAGTTTCCTCGAGTTTGCGATAAATCAAACAGCGTATATAGATGGAattggtaacattaggtgcccgtgtaggaAGTGTAAGAATAAAGTATTTGCATCTGTACCTAcagtcagagaacatgttactaggcgtggatttgtccacaaTTACACGAACTGGTGTTATCAAGGGGAAGCACCAGTGTATATGCCAGCAGAACATACTataatggatgaggatgatgggtcaTACAGTAATTaccaaaggatggtgcatgatcatgctggacctagtaattatcaagatcctccaaatcttgaGGAGCCGCCTAATCCTGAcgctcaacaaatttatgacaTGTTGAACGCAGCCGATAGTCCTCTATACCCAGACTGTGATACTTACTCACAGTTATCCTGGATGACACAGATGATAAGCATAAAGGTTGAAAATCACATGTCAGAGAGATGTTTTAATCAGATATCTGAGATGGTTCAAAAGGCTTTACCGAAGGATAACAACTGCCCTGACAGCTTTTACAGTACGAAGAGAAATCTGCGCGggttgggtttgccagtagagaagattgattgttgcgttaataactgcatgttgtattggggggacgACAGTGAGCTAGAGAGTTGTAATTTTTATGGTgcatcacgatataaggagaacttgcgtgcatctggaagCCGCCGAAAGAAACGTGTGgccgccaaacagatgcactactTTCCTTTGACGCCCCGACTGCAAAGGTTGTTTGCATCTGCGGCAACAGCCGAAAATATGCGATGGCATGCGACTTCAATAGAAGATGGGATCATGCGCCACCCAGcagactctccggcatggaaacacttgaattcagtatatcctggattcgccgaggagataagaaatgtgagattaggcctctctacagatggttttgccccatttgcacaatcagggcgtcaatattcttcttggccggtCATTGTCACACCGTATAActtgcctccgtggttgtgcatgaaagaacaattcatgttccttaCTGTCCTCGTGCCTGGGCCAtctaacccaaagatgaa ATGCGGGCAGCTCTAA
- the LOC130988807 gene encoding 40S ribosomal protein S9-2-like, translated as MVHVSFYRNYGKTFKKPRRPYEKERLDAELKLVGEYGLRCKRELWRVQYALSRIRNNARNLLTLDEKDPRRIFEGEALLRRMNRYGLLDESQNKLDYVLSLTVENFLERRLQTLVFKAGMAKSIHHARVLIRQRHIRVGRQVVNVPSFLVRVDSQKHIDFSLTSPFGGGRAGRVKRKNQKAAAKKAGGADEEEDEE; from the exons ATGGTGCACGTTAGTTTCTACCGCAACT ATGGTAAGACATTCAAGAAGCCTCGTCGGCCTTATGAGAAGGAACGATTGGATGCAGAGCTGAAGCTTGTTGGAGAGTATGGGCTCAGGTGCAAGAGGGAGCTGTGGAGGGTTCAATACGCGTTGAGTCGCATCCGTAACAATGCTAGGAATCTTCTCACCCTTGATGAAAAGGATCCCCGCCGAATCTTTGAAGGTGAGGCCCTTCTTCGCAGGATGAATAGGTATGGCCTTTTGGATGAAAGCCAAAACAAGCTCGATTACGTGCTGTCCCTCACTGTGGAGAACTTTCTTGAACGCCGCCTTCAGACCCTTGTGTTCAAGGCTGGAATGGCCAAATCCATCCATCACGCCCGTGTGCTCATAAGGCAAAGGCATATTAG GGTGGGAAGACAGGTGGTTAACGTGCCATCCTTCCTGGTGAGAGTCGATTCACAGAAGCATATCGACTTCTCTCTTACTAGTCCCTTTGGTGGTGGCCGTGCTGGTAGAGTCAAACGAAAGAACCAGAAAGCTGCTGCAAAGAAGGCTGGTGGTGCTGATGAAGAAGAGGATGAAGAATAA
- the LOC130988770 gene encoding tubulin alpha chain-like gives MRECISIHIGQAGIQVGNACWELYCLEHGIQPDGQMPGDVTVGGGDDAFNTFFSETGAGKHVPRAVFVDLEPTVIDEVRTGTYRQLFHPEQLISGKEDAANNFARGHYTIGKEIVDLCLDRIRKLADNCTGLQGFLVFHAVGGGTGSGLGSLLLERLSVDYGKKSKLGFTIYPSPQVSTAVVEPYNSVLSTHSLLEHTDVAVLLDNEAIYDICRKSLDIERPTYTNLNRLISQVISSLTASLRFDGALNVDVNEFQTNLVPYPRIHFMLSSYAPVISAEKAYHEQLSVAEITNTAFEPSSMMVKCDPRHGKYMACCLMYRGDVVPKDVNAAVATIKTKRTIQFVDWCPTGFKCGINYQPPTVVPGGDLAKVQRAVCMISNSTSVAEVFSRIDHKFDLMYAKRAFVHWYVGEGMEEGEFSEAREDLAALEKDYEEVGAESAEGDDDENEEY, from the exons ATGAGAGAGTGCATTTCAATCCACATCGGTCAGGCCGGTATTCAGGTCGGAAACGCCTGCTGGGAGCTCTACTGCCTAGAGCACGGGATTCAG CCTGATGGGCAAATGCCTGGTGATGTGACCGTTGGCGGTGGTGATGATGCCTTCAACACGTTCTTCAGCGAGACCGGCGCTGGGAAACATGTGCCTCGTGCTGTCTTTGTGGATCTTGAGCCAACTGTGATCGATGAGGTGCGCACTGGCACATACCGTCAGCTGTTTCACCCGGAGCAACTTATCAGTGGCAAGGAAGATGCTGCCAACAACTTTGCCAGAGGCCATTACACCATTGGCAAAGAAATTGTTGATCTCTGCCTTGATAGGATCCGCAAGCTTGCAGATAACTGCACTGGGCTGCAGGGGTTCTTGGTTTTCCATGCTGTCGGTGGTGGTACTGGATCTGGGCTCGGATCTCTTCTACTTGAGAGGCTCTCGGTTGACTATGGTAAAAAGTCGAAGCTGGGTTTCACCATTTATCCTTCCCCTCAGGTTTCTACTGCTGTCGTTGAGCCCTACAACTCTGTGCTCTCCACTCATTCTCTTCTTGAGCACACTGATGTTGCTGTGCTGCTTGACAACGAAGCAATCTATGATATCTGCCGTAAATCACTTGATATTGAGAGGCCCACTTACACCAATCTCAATAGGCTCATTTCTCAG GTGATTTCTTCCTTGACTGCGTCTCTGAGGTTCGATGGTGCCTTGAACGTGGATGTGAATGAATTCCAGACCAACTTGGTTCCATACCCAAGGATCCACTTCATGCTTTCATCGTATGCCCCTGTGATCTCTGCTGAGAAAGCCTACCACGAGCAGCTCTCCGTTGCTGAAATCACCAACACTGCATTCGAGCCTTCATCCATGATGGTGAAGTGTGATCCTCGCCACGGGAAGTACATGGCCTGCTGCCTAATGTACAGGGGTGATGTTGTCCCCAAGGATGTGAATGCAGCTGTTGCCACAATCAAGACCAAGAGGACCATCCAGTTTGTTGACTGGTGCCCAACTGGTTTCAAGTGTGGTATCAACTACCAGCCACCAACTGTCGTCCCCGGTGGAGACCTGGCCAAGGTGCAGAGGGCCGTGTGCATGATTTCCAACTCAACTAGTGTTGCTGAGGTCTTCTCAAGGATTGATCATAAGTTCGACTTGATGTATGCCAAGCGTGCTTTTGTGCACTGGTATGTTGGTGAGGGTATGGAAGAAGGTGAGTTCTCCGAGGCGAGGGAGGATCTTGCTGCTCTTGAGAAAGATTACGAGGAAGTCGGGGCGGAGTCGGCTGAAGGAGATGATGATGAGAATGAGGAGTACTGA
- the LOC130988801 gene encoding uncharacterized protein LOC130988801, translating to MSEYKRQLKQKTEAGEIMETPLGMSDTFWTGLKAYWDQDEVKAISRRARENRYSEPDGVGTGISRHVGGSQSSRILQQSLLVDGEVPPTASNYSTFLRLHMYADGTFVSEKDANLDAEIHRVAAETGREDRLDEVYLELVRPGRSRLYGTGSDGVSQFSRGSTNSTCSFQMSQRMYETRISTLEERLQKAEEDRAAQEAAREAEQAAREALEQRMSQFEEILRRSGQLP from the exons ATGAGCGAGTATAAGAGACAGCTCAAGCAGAAGACCGAGGCAGGGGAGATCATGGAGACACCGCTGGGCATGTCCGACACCTTTTGGACGGGACTCAAGGCATACTGGGATCAAGATGAGGTTAAGGCCATTTCTAGGCGCGCACGTGAGAATCGATACTCTGAGCCCGATGGAGTTGGTACAGGGATCAGTCGGCACGTTGGAGGGTCTCAGTCGAGTCGTATTCTGCAGCAGAGTCTG CTCGTGGATGGTGAAGTCCCCCCAACTGCATCTAACTACAGCACTTTCCTCCGCCTACACATGTACGCAGATGGAACTTTTGTGTCAGAAAAGGATGCCAACCTTGAT gcggagattcATCGTGTTGCTGCTGAGACAGGACGAGAGGACCGACTCGATGAGGTCTACTTGGAGCTCGTACGTCCCGGTAGGTCACGACTGTACGGCACTGGAAGTGACGGTGTGAGCCAGTTCAGTAGGGGGTCTACCAACAGTACATGCTCTTTCCAGATGTCTCAGCGGATGTATGAGACTCGGATCTCCACACTGGAGGAGCGTCTCCAAAAGGCTGAGGAGGATAGGGCGGCCCAAgaagcagcacgtgaggccgaacaagcagcacgtgaggccctTGAGCAGCGGATGAGTCAGTTCGAGGAGATACTGAGgcggtcgggtcagctacctTGA